Below is a genomic region from Halostella litorea.
CGTCGATCTTCGATCGCCAGAGGTCGGTGAAGTCACCCTCCTCATCCTCGAACCGCAACACGAGCTTGCTGACGGGGAGGTCGTAAGCCGTCTCGTTCTCGTCAAGGATGTCCTCCACGTCGTTCCACGGGAACACGTTGAGGTAGTCTCCTCGGTCGAAGTGGACATCTACTCGCTTTCCCTCTGTATTTACCCCCTCCACGAAGTCCGACACCGGTGAGTTCGCCACGAGATCTATGTCACCCACATCACGCCGAGGTTGTCGCTTAGCTCGGACGAACTGAATATTCTCGGGAGACACCATCTCCATGACGGCGCGCAAACAGTAGGCAGCTGAGTACGGGACGTACTTGACGCTGGCCTGTTGACCCTGTTCTTCGATGTACCCATCACGAACGATGGGCTCGATGTCGATGTTAGTAGAACTCATCTCACTGAGAGGTGTGACTAGAAGCCACTTAATGGTTGAGCAGAAAGTGAAAATGGAATACGGCGTTACAGGTAGCCTTCGTCTTCGAGATACCGTTCGATGGCTCCACGAACAACGTTCTCCTCAGAGGTACCCATCTCTCGGGCTGCCTCTCGGAGCCCCTCACCGTAGTCGCCAGTGAACGTGACGCTCACATTCACCCGAATCTCACCCTTACGCTCTTGTCGCTTCTGAGCCATCTCTTCGACGACTTCGTCGAGTTCCTCGCCACGGCGGGCACGCTTCGTGGCTTCGAGAACCTGCGACTGACTCAGATCCTTCTCGGCGACCTTCTTCACCATCTGCTCACCTTCTTCGCCGCCACCGGTTACACGGCGAATCGCTGATACCGACTTATCGTCGACTTCATCGAACTCAGCGTTAATCTCGTTCGCTCCCTCATCTGGCGACTCGACCTCGGTCTGAGTCTCAGACGTTCCGTCGTCGCCAGCACTATCGACGTGGACACTTGTTCCTTCCCACTCGTCGCGAGTCCGTTCGAGCCAGTCATCGACCGTCCCAGTACCGACTCCGAGATAGTCTGCTACCTCCCGGATCGTCCAGTCGTTCATGTCCATCAGCCGTTGGACTGCAGCAGCACGGTCGGTGCGAGAGACGGATTTCTTGAACGCGTCCACGTTCTCAGTGACACTGGCCGCTATCGCTTCCTGATCATCGTAGTCGACGACGACGATCGGAATGCGCTCAACACCGGCTGTCTGGGCGGCTAAGGTTCGACGCTGTCCGATTACGACCTTGTATGTGCCGTTGTCTTCTCGCGTAATCGGAGGCTGAATCACTCCCTGCTCCCGAATGCTGTCCACGAGCGATTCGTCGTCCTGCTGTGGGCCCACGTTCTCTCGCCGCTCGTTCACCGGATCGATCTCCAGTTCGTTAGGGTCGACCTCTTTGACGTCCATCTATTCTCCCCCCATGAGGCGAAGAGCGATGTTCTGCCACGACATCTCGGCGATTGTCCAATCCTCGTTCTCAACGGAGACACGGACGACATTCACATCGTCCGTCTCCGGATCGACGTCTTCTGCTCGATCTCGGAGGTACTCAATCGCCTCGTCCTCGGTTTGATGAAGCGTTTTTCCGTTGGGGAGCTGTACCATGAAGAACGACCCATCCTCTACTTCAAGAGTCATTTAAACTGGTATGCGTGGGTGGCCCTAATCAACCTTGTTGATACTCTTCGATTTTCGGCGGGGCTGAGGCACCGAAATAGAATAGACGCGGTCAGTATTGCTGAGACCAGTGGAACTAATATTTACCCGCGAGACGCTCGCGGTATGTCGAGACAACAGGATGACCACCAATTTGGTGATAGGCGGATTGTAAAGTGGCTCAATCAGGAACGTGAGTGGAAGTACCCGAAAAACGTCCCCTACCACCCTCGGTCGGACAGTCACGGCGGCGCACAGTCCCGTTACTTCGTGGACGATCTCATCCACGAATCGGACGTCATCGCAGAAGCTGCACGTGAAGGCGACCTCGTGTATGCCGAAGACTACGACGTGGGCGACCCGCGGGGGCTCGGGTGGAACGTCGACCTCGTGATGGGGCCGCCGGCCGGGGACGTACAGGCGCCGCTCGAAGGTGGGATGGCCGTCGGCCCGCCGAGTGAAGTGTGGCTGGCGTGCGACGCGAAGAGCATAATCACCGAACACCAGAAGGCCCGCCGGAACCGTCAGCGAGACATCAACAGCTTCGCAGACATAATGCACTCACACCACGAGCAAGCAATCACATGCGGGATTCTGCTCCTCAACATCGCCGACCGGTTCGACAGTCCGACCCGTGACGCCGATGACATCACCGATCACCCGAACATCGACCGGATCGTCGGCGAAATCGTTGACCTCTTCGACTCAATCGACCGCTCCGAAGGTGAAATGAGTGCGAATCTTGACGGCGCGGGGCTCGTCGTCGTTGACCACACCAACCTCATTGACGACATCGGCGACACCGATCTAGTCACTCGAGAGCCCGCTCCCCAGCCCGGCGAACGTGTCCACTACCGGACGTTCGTGAGCGAGATGGCTGACCTCCTCGAACAGCGGTTCCTGTAGGTTTCACAGAGTCCGGCTGCCGACTTGTCCCAATTATCGGCAGCATTCAGAACCACCACCCCGGCGAGAGAGACTGAAACGCCGAATCTCGTGACCCCACCAGCTGCTACACTCCCTCTGGGCCGGCGCATAAGTGACGGAAACTCGAACTTCCGTTACACACAGAATGCAGATCGAATCCACAGGGAACGGCCACAAGGTGTGGCTCACTCCCGACGAGTACGAACAGCTCCGCGAGTACGCCGCCAACAGGCCTCTCGACGAACCCGACAAGTCCAGCCCGAAACACCACGCCACCGTTCTGCTCGGTGGGAAGGTCGGCCTCCGCGCGCAGGAGATTGCCGAAATGCGCTACGAACACGTCCGCAAGGACGACGAGGGGTACTACCGCCTCCGCGTCCCCGAATCCGCCGGCAAGGACACGACCGGAGGTGGCGGCAAAGCGCGGGACGCGTGGATTCCGACCGACGTCGAACGCGACCTCCTCGAGATCCGCTTCGAACTGGAACGCGACGACGATGAACGGCTTCTCGGAGTCGAGAAGAGCCGCGTCCGACAGATTGTCCGCGACCTCGGCGACGAGATGGCCGAGGAGACCGGCAATCCCGACTGGGAACGGCTCAGTAGCCACGACCTCCGCCGGTTCTTCGCGCAGAGTCTCCTCGTGCGCGAGAACGCCAACATCCACACCGTGATGGCAGTCGGCGGCTGGTCGTCACCCGACGCCCTCGCGCCCTACCTTGCACAGCCGACCGAGCAGCAGATCCGCGACGAAATGGTGGCCGCCGGCTGGGACTGACCCCACCGTCGGCTGCCTCTTTTCTGCCGGCGCACCGCGGTCTCGAGTGATGGAAGAACTGGGATACGAATGCCCCGAATGCGGCACGTGGTTCGACGACGACATCGAATCCTGCCCCAAATGCGACGAGACCATTGTCGACGCCAGCCAGCCGTCTCTGTCGAGGACAATCGAACCCGTCCACGTCTACCGGACAACGCAAAGCTACTCGGATGGGCTGGTTTTCGTCCGCGCGACCCCCGACGAGATCGACTACGATACCCTAGCCCACCTCGGGACGCTTGACGAGTTCACCCGCCGGGTGAAAGCAGATACTGGGGAGTTCGGTGGCTACATCTGGGACGCAGAACACGCGTACTGGCACGAGGGCTGAATTCTCAGTCGCCGTCTGGCTCCACGAACTCCGCCGCCGCGAGGAGATCGACGACGACACCCCCGACCAGCTCCTCTTGCCGCTCGTCCAAGTCGCACGCGTCGGCCTGAATCGCGATACACCGCGCGGACTGCTCCAGTTCGACGGCCAGCTGCTCGCGTTCGTGTCGCCGGATGACCTCGTCGCTCACACGGGATCACCTCGGACTCGCCGCCCATCGTCAATCGTCACCGATCCCTGCCAGTCGCCGTCGACGACAACCACCGACACGGTATCCACCACCCAAGTCAGAAACACCTGCACGTCGCCAGCCGCCAGCTCGAGGTGGGCGCACTCGTCGGCGATATGCTCGTCGCGGACAGTCTCAATAGCCATACCTCAGCGACGTCGCCAGTATCGGATAAACGCCGGCGCAGCAGCACCTGCACAGCAGCCCTCCTCGGCGGAGGCACTATGGTCGAGCCTCACACTCCTGACCCCCACACAGGGGGAGCAGTCTCGTCGGTGGATACCGAGGGGCTGTCTCTTCGTCGATGTTCGAGGGGGCAGCATTCGCTTCGAGGATCATGGGGGCCACCCCTGTCGCCGAGGAACCTCGGGGGCAGTACTTCGACGAGAACTCGGGGACAATCTCACTTGGGGAGAAGAGGGGTTCGCGGGGGAGACGGAGACCACTCCTCTCCCCACTATGCTGAAACTTCCCAGTCGCTCGCTGAGAACCACCATTACCGGCCAGACCCCACAGGTAGCCCCCCGTAGGGGGGCTAGCCCCACCCACGGAGGCGGACATAGGCTTTCGTAACGTTCGTGTAAAGGCGATTTCGTAGGGTCTCTTCGTAGGCAAGGTGGAGTCCCCACTAACACGACATTTCTCCCACCGAGAACCGGCCGCCAAGAACCCCTGAAAAAGACCGATAAGTGACGCAGTTCCTCGCGCGAGTAACCTAATCACGATTGTGGCTCATAGAGGGGCTGAGAGCGGCGAAATTTCCACTTTCACTTTCACCACGGACGGCGGGGGTTGATACTCCATCTCGACGATTGTGACAGTATGTCGTCAAAGACAGACCCGGAACTACCGAACCGAGACGAAACCGATGGGAGAGGCCCCGGAGCCGGGAACTGGTGGGAAGTCGAAGTCCGAGACGCGTACCGTGACTGGGGCTGGGACGCAGCACGAGGCGCGGTGGTGTGGGGCCACGAAGTCGACGTCGTCGCCGCCAATCCCAACGCACCCGGCTCGAAGCGGGTGATCCAGTGTAAGGACTGGGGAACGACGCCGGTGACGCCACGAGTGCTGTGGCGCCTGATTACGATGGGGCACACGGTTGGCGCACAACCTGTGCTGGCCACGACTGCGGAACTGACCGACAGCGCGGAACGAATTGCCCGACACTGGCGCGTGCGGATCCTCACCCCCATCGAGATCGTCGGCGAATGCGACGAGGAACCACGACCGCCGAGACCGCTGAAGGACTGGTTGGACGGCGAAACGATCGAACAGAGAGGCAACTCGGAGTGGGACTGCCGTCTCGCAGATAGTCACGCAGACCAGCTGCTTCGCGAGGGACAGCGGTACGCACACCTCGGCCCGAGCTACTCACGGTAGCAAAGGAGAGAGACAAGCGGTGGGCGCCCCTCCAAGACGCCCGACCAACCATTCCGCGCCCCTCCCACCGGGCGCACCTGCTGAGTAGGGAGGGGTAACTGAAAAACGCCGGCGTGGGGCGCTGCCGGTTACTCGCCGCTGACCATTCGCTCCCAGTCGCTCACCGATTCCGGCCCTCGCCGCGTCTCTCGACACGTACACCACAGCCTGCCCCCATCGCCACGCACCCGCTCACAGCACTCCCGACAGATAACCGTAGTATGCTTGACGCTCATCCTATAGATATTATATTACTAAGAGGGATAAAAGGCGCGGTCGGTCGGGGTCTACAGCCAACCCTCAACCGAATCGGCAAGATTCTGCCGTGCGGGCTCGGGCACGTCGTCTTTATCCTTGGACTCGCAGTACCAATCGACCAGTTGGCGGGGGGTGCCCGGCCACTCATCGCGACGTTCCTCAGCGGACGTCTCACCAGCCAGATGTACGTCAGCCATCTGTTCGGACGGCAACCAATCCATCATCTCGAACAGGGCGGTGTCGATAATATCACCCACGGCACGGACGACTGGCCCACCACTATCCCCCCGCGTCTCGACCACGTCGTCGCGAACGTCCTTCCACGAATCCCAGATGGGTTTGCAGTCCGCCTCGGTCTCCGGCGGATCCATCGCAGTCGCCAGTGCGGCCCCGACGACCTTCTCGTCGTCGACGCTATCCACCAGTCCGCGTCCACTACCCGCCTTTTTCGCGCTGGTACCGCCACCGAGTCGATCGACGACGAGACCGGGGACGTTCAGGTCGTTTTTCCGATCGCGGAGGTAGTGGTTGCTCGTCAGCCCCACCGACTTGCAGATCTGCACCACGTCGTCGCGGTGGACGCGGTCGTGCTTGTACCGTGTCATCGCCGTCACGAGTGCCTCTGCGTGGCCGTTTGGGATCGTGTCGCGTGGGACGTGATCAGGGTTGATCTCGTCCACGTCGCCGCTCAGCCGCTTCAGCTCGTCTTTCGTCAGTTCGACGCCTTCGGCGTCGGGGTCGTACGTCTCGACGATGGACTGCTCGTCGGAGTCGTCGGCGTCGGGGGCGTCCGCGGCGGTCAGGCCGCGTTCTTCGGCGTCCTCGCGGATGAGGTTGCGGATGTACTTGGTTTCTGCTTCATAATCGCTATCAGCGACGCAGGCGTCGAGGAGGGCTTCGAGGTCGTCGTCGATGTCCGCGTTCAGGCGTTTTGCCATTCGCATTTCCTACTTGTCGGGGGGGAGATATAAAGGTTACTCAACTCAAGAGTATTTTTTCTGCACGTCCACAAACGAGGTGGGGTAGGAGAGATGTGAGAACGTCCGGTAGAACGGCTGTACTCGTGGTTCCCAACAACTTACTCAACTTAAGGATATTTTTTCTGTATGGTTCCGAAGGGGTGGGACGAGAGAAAGAACGGGATCAAACGGTAGAACGTTTCTACACGTTGTTCTCTCCTACTTACTCAACTCAAGACTATTTTTTCTGTACCGTCTCGAAAGAGAAGGGAGAGTAAGAGTCGTTGAGGGGAGAAGAGAACGTAGGGTCGGACAGGGCGACCGTCGTCGCCCGCTCCGAGATAGACTCCGTCTATCTCTACGCTTGTGTAGTCCCTTAAGAAATAGTAAGTGTACAAGGAATAAAAAGGTTACCCAACTGTGGGGTTAATTTAGCTTACCTTTAGAGTGGAGGATCAGGGAATGGGGTGTCGAGATCCACCAACTACCCACCGACCGCCCCTGTCTCTCCCATCCGAGAGCGACCTCCTCTTTCGAGACGGCACAGAAAAATTCTATTTGAGTTGAGTAATCCTGTCTAATCCGCCGTGTACAACGCTCTAACGTCTCTCCTCGTGTTATTCCGACCTCCCCACCTTCGAGGTGACACAGAAAAAATAGTCTTGAGTTGGGTAGGATATGAAGAATTGCGATTAGAACCGCTCTAACGACCGTTCTGACAATCTATCTACCCCTCCACGTTTGTGGACGTACAGAAAAAACAACCTTGAGTTGAGTAA
It encodes:
- a CDS encoding ParB/RepB/Spo0J family partition protein; this encodes MDVKEVDPNELEIDPVNERRENVGPQQDDESLVDSIREQGVIQPPITREDNGTYKVVIGQRRTLAAQTAGVERIPIVVVDYDDQEAIAASVTENVDAFKKSVSRTDRAAAVQRLMDMNDWTIREVADYLGVGTGTVDDWLERTRDEWEGTSVHVDSAGDDGTSETQTEVESPDEGANEINAEFDEVDDKSVSAIRRVTGGGEEGEQMVKKVAEKDLSQSQVLEATKRARRGEELDEVVEEMAQKRQERKGEIRVNVSVTFTGDYGEGLREAAREMGTSEENVVRGAIERYLEDEGYL
- a CDS encoding site-specific integrase translates to MQIESTGNGHKVWLTPDEYEQLREYAANRPLDEPDKSSPKHHATVLLGGKVGLRAQEIAEMRYEHVRKDDEGYYRLRVPESAGKDTTGGGGKARDAWIPTDVERDLLEIRFELERDDDERLLGVEKSRVRQIVRDLGDEMAEETGNPDWERLSSHDLRRFFAQSLLVRENANIHTVMAVGGWSSPDALAPYLAQPTEQQIRDEMVAAGWD
- a CDS encoding restriction endonuclease, coding for MSSKTDPELPNRDETDGRGPGAGNWWEVEVRDAYRDWGWDAARGAVVWGHEVDVVAANPNAPGSKRVIQCKDWGTTPVTPRVLWRLITMGHTVGAQPVLATTAELTDSAERIARHWRVRILTPIEIVGECDEEPRPPRPLKDWLDGETIEQRGNSEWDCRLADSHADQLLREGQRYAHLGPSYSR